One part of the Parambassis ranga chromosome 8, fParRan2.1, whole genome shotgun sequence genome encodes these proteins:
- the LOC114440278 gene encoding dual specificity protein phosphatase 3-like, protein MKNKHSQQVTAADMSSFEVSLQQLNDLLTDDSGFYSWPTKHFHEVHARIYVGNAFVATNVMRLKRLGITHILNAAEGNSFMHVNTNAEFYAGTGIIYHGVPASDTDHFDISVYFEEAADFIEKALAYKNGKGKVYVHCREGYSRSPTLVIAYLMLRQKMDVHAALAMVRRKREIGPNDGFLQQLCRLNQRLAAEGRFWNK, encoded by the exons ATgaagaacaaacacagccagcaggTGACGGCCGCGGACATGTCCAGCTTCgaggtgtctctgcagcagctcaacGACCTGCTGACGGACGACAGCGGCTTCTACAGCTGGCCCACCAAACACTTCCACGAGGTCCACGCGAGGATCTACGTGGGCAACGC attTGTGGCGACGAACGTGATGCGGCTGAAGCGACTGGGCATCACCCACATCCTGAACGCCGCGGAGGGAAACTCCTTCATGCACGTCAACACCAACGCCGAGTTCTACGCCGGTACAGGCATCATCTACCACGGCGTGCCAGCCAGCGACACCGACCACTTCGACATCAGCGTTTACTTTGAAGAAGCGGCGGATTTCATCGAGAAGGCGCTGGCGTACAAAAATGGAAAAG GGAAAGTGTACGTTCACTGCAGGGAAGGCTACAGCCGCTCACCGACCTTGGTCATCGCCTACCTGATGCTCCGCCAGAAGATGGACGTCCACGCGGCTCTGGCCATGGTGCGACGGAAACGAGAGATCGGTCCCAACGACGgcttcctgcagcagctgtgccGGCTCAACCAGAGGCTGGCCGCCGAGGGAAGGTTCTGGAACAAGTGA
- the prl gene encoding prolactin gives MAYRGTNGSSLFITVLYVVAACRAIPINDLLDRASQRSDKLHSLSTMLTQELDTHFPPIGRMIMPRPAMCHTSSLQTPIDKDQALRVSESDLLSLARSLLQAWSDPLLVLSNSANTLPHPAQSSISNKVQQLQEHSKTLGDGLEILSGKMGPAAQAISYLPYRGGTDLGQDKITKLINFYFLVSCFRRDSHKIDSFLKVLRCRAAKMQPEMC, from the exons atGGCTTACAGAGGAACCAATGGAAGCTCACTCTTCATCACAG tgCTGTACGTGGTGGCGGCGTGCAGGGCCATCCCCATCAACGACCTGCTCGACCGAGCCTCCCAGCGCTCCGACAAGCTGCACTCCCTCAGCACGATGCTCACCCAGGAGCTG GACACTCATTTCCCACCTATAGGCAGGATGATCATGCCGCGGCCCGCCATGTGCCACACCTCCTCTCTGCAGACGCCCATTGACAAGGATCAAGCTCTTCGAGTATCC GAGTCAGACTTGCTGTCTTTGGCTCGCTCTTTGCTCCAAGCCTGGTCCGACCCCCTGCTCGTCCTGTCCAACTCTGCAAACACGCTGCCTCACCCGGCCCAGAGCAGCATATCCAACAAGGTCCAGCAGCTCCAGGAGCACTCCAAAACCCTTGGTGATGGCCTAGAAATACTATCTGGCAAG ATGGGTCCAGCTGCTCAGGCCATCTCCTACCTGCCCTACAGAGGTGGTACCGACCTCGGCCAAGACAAGATTACAAAACTGATCAACTTCTACTTCCTGGTGTCCTGCTTCCGCCGGGACTCTCATAAGATTGACAGCTTCCTCAAAGTGCTGCGCTGCCGGGCTGCAAAGATGCAACCCGAGATGTGCTGA